One Pseudomonas tolaasii NCPPB 2192 genomic window carries:
- the bamB gene encoding outer membrane protein assembly factor BamB, with the protein MRDVIRWKHAALLALAVLAAGCSSNSKKELPPAELTSFKEEVVLQKQWSRSVGDGQGDLYNLLQPAIDGDNIVATDSTGVVIAMDRMNGDVKWKKDLELPVSGGVGVGYGMVLVGTLKGDVVALDSATGEEKWRARVTSEVLAAPATNGDVVVVQTQDDRVIGLDAATGNQRWLYDSTPAVLTLRGTSGPIVTNNLAVAGLSTGKVVALDTQNGVPAWETRVAIPQGRSELDRVVDIDGGLLLSGETIYVATYQGRVAALDLQSGRINWQRDASSYAGVAQGFGSVYVSLASGTVESVDERSTTALWSNDSLARRQLSAPEVFSSYVAVGDFEGYLHLLSQVDGRFVGRERIDSDGLRARPLVVGNMLYVFGNSGKLEALTIK; encoded by the coding sequence ATGCGTGACGTGATCCGTTGGAAACATGCAGCATTGCTGGCTCTGGCCGTTCTGGCCGCGGGTTGCAGCAGCAACAGTAAAAAAGAACTGCCTCCGGCCGAGCTGACCAGCTTCAAGGAAGAAGTGGTCCTGCAAAAGCAATGGAGCCGCTCCGTCGGTGACGGTCAGGGCGATCTCTACAACCTGTTGCAGCCGGCAATCGACGGCGACAACATCGTGGCCACTGACTCCACCGGCGTTGTTATCGCCATGGATCGCATGAACGGCGACGTGAAGTGGAAGAAAGATCTCGAACTGCCGGTTTCCGGTGGTGTGGGCGTCGGCTACGGCATGGTGCTGGTCGGTACGCTCAAGGGCGACGTTGTTGCTCTGGATTCGGCGACCGGTGAAGAGAAATGGCGCGCTCGCGTGACCAGTGAAGTGTTGGCTGCACCGGCCACCAACGGCGATGTTGTCGTTGTGCAAACCCAGGATGACCGTGTAATTGGCCTGGATGCCGCCACGGGCAACCAGCGCTGGTTGTACGACAGCACCCCGGCGGTACTGACGCTGCGCGGCACCAGTGGTCCGATTGTGACCAATAACCTGGCCGTTGCGGGCCTGTCGACCGGTAAAGTGGTCGCCCTGGACACCCAGAACGGCGTGCCGGCCTGGGAAACCCGTGTGGCGATCCCGCAAGGTCGCTCCGAACTGGACCGCGTAGTGGACATCGATGGCGGCTTGCTGCTGTCGGGCGAAACCATTTATGTCGCCACCTACCAGGGCCGCGTTGCCGCGCTGGACCTGCAAAGCGGCCGCATCAACTGGCAGCGTGATGCTTCCAGCTATGCCGGTGTCGCCCAAGGGTTTGGCAGCGTCTACGTAAGCCTTGCTTCCGGCACAGTTGAAAGTGTCGACGAGCGTTCCACCACTGCACTGTGGAGCAACGACTCCTTGGCCCGTCGCCAACTGTCGGCCCCGGAAGTGTTCTCCAGCTACGTAGCGGTTGGTGACTTTGAAGGTTACCTGCATCTGCTGAGCCAGGTGGACGGTCGCTTTGTCG
- a CDS encoding YfgM family protein gives MSSTDDEQLAELKDWWQRNGKPLVTGGLLALVVVFGWQAWHKYQANQSQGASILYQQLLETTLTPDGKPDPAQVADLAGKLKNEFGGSTYAQYGSLFVAKVAVDTGKLDDAATELKAIADKPANPTLGEIARQRLAQVLAAQNKADEALKLLDGDADKAFVATREELKGDLLVQLGRTDEAHAAYQKAKAALSDEAAVGGLQIKLDDLAKGDA, from the coding sequence GTGTCGAGTACTGATGATGAGCAACTGGCCGAGCTGAAGGACTGGTGGCAGCGTAACGGCAAGCCACTGGTGACCGGCGGTCTGCTGGCGTTGGTGGTGGTGTTCGGCTGGCAAGCCTGGCACAAATATCAGGCCAACCAATCCCAGGGTGCCTCGATTCTCTATCAGCAATTGCTGGAAACCACGCTGACGCCCGACGGCAAGCCTGACCCTGCCCAAGTGGCGGACCTGGCCGGCAAGCTGAAAAACGAATTTGGCGGTAGCACTTACGCCCAGTATGGCAGCCTGTTCGTCGCAAAAGTCGCGGTCGATACCGGCAAGCTGGATGACGCAGCCACCGAGCTGAAAGCCATCGCTGACAAGCCGGCCAACCCGACCCTGGGTGAAATCGCACGGCAGCGCCTGGCGCAGGTGCTGGCGGCACAGAACAAGGCTGACGAAGCACTCAAACTGCTCGACGGCGATGCTGACAAGGCATTTGTGGCCACTCGTGAAGAGCTCAAGGGCGACCTGTTGGTCCAATTGGGTCGTACCGACGAAGCCCATGCTGCGTACCAAAAAGCCAAGGCGGCGCTGTCTGATGAAGCGGCAGTCGGTGGCTTACAAATCAAGCTGGACGACTTGGCCAAAGGGGATGCGTGA